The Pseudomonas sp. B21-023 genomic interval TACCGAGCGACGTCATCGTCGACGCCTCGATGCCGGCGATGATCCGCGACTCGGGCAAGATGTGGAACACCGCAGGTGAGCTGCAGGACGCCAAGGCCGTGATCCCGGACCGCTGCTACGCCGGCATCTACCAGGCTACCATCGAAGACTGCAAGGCCAACGGCGCCTTCGACCCGACCACCATGGGCAGCGTGCCGAACGTTGGCCTGATGGCGCAGAAAGCCGAAGAGTACGGCTCCCACGACAAGACCTTCCAGATCAAGGCCGACGGCGTCGTGCGCGTGGTCGACGGCAAGGGCAAGGTCGTCCTGGAGCAGAACGTCGAAGCCGGTGACATCTTCCGCATGTGCCAGACCAAGGACGCGCCGATCCAGGACTGGGTCAAGCTGGCCGTCAACCGTGCCCGCCTGAGCAACACCCCGGCGGTGTTCTGGCTGGACCCGGCCCGCGCCCACGACGGCGTGATGATCGAGAAGGTGCAGCAGTACCTGAAGGACCACGACACCGCCGGCCTGGATATCCGCATCCTGGCCCCGGTCGACGCCATCAAGTTCTCCCTGGCCCGCATCCGCGAAGGCAAGGACACCATCTCGGTGACCGGCAACGTGCTGCGCGACTACCTGACCGACCTGTTCCCGATCATGGAGCTGGGCACCAGCGCCAAGATGCTGTCGATCGTGCCGCTGATGAACGGCGGTGGCCTGTTCGAGACCGGCGCCGGTGGTTCGGCACCGAAGCACGTGCAGCAGCTGGTTGAAGAGAACTTCCTGCGTTGGGACTCGCTGGGTGAATTCCTGGCCCTGGCCGCTTCCCTGGAGCACCTGGGCAACACCTACGACAACCCGCGCGCCAAGGTCCTGGCCAACACCCTGGACCAGGCCACCGGCAAGTTCCTCGACACCAACAAGTCGCCTTCGCGCAAGGTTGGCGGTATCGACAACCGTGGCAGCCACTTCTACCTGACCCTGTACTGGGCAGAAGCACTGGCCGCCCAGTCCGATGACGCCGCCCTGCAGGCGCGCTTCGCCCCGCTGGCCAAGACCCTGAGCGAGAACGAAGCGACCATCGTCGCCGAGCTCAACGCTGTCCAGGGCAAGCCGGCCGACATCGGTGGCTACTACGCCCCGGATGCCGAGCTGACCGCCAAGGTGATGCGCCCAAGCCAGACCCTGAACAGCGCCATTGCAGCACTGTAAGGTTCGCTTGAAGTAACAGCACAAACCCCGGCCACGCACCGGGGTTTGTGCTTTTTCAGCCGCAAGTTTCAAGCTGCAAGGCATAAGCCAAAGCGGTCCGCGTACTGCTTCTACTTGTGGTTTGCAGCTTGAAACTTGCTACTTAGGGAGAGAATCGACCGTGTCTTGGCAACCCCACATCACTGTCGCCACCGTCGTCGAACACGAGGGCAAGTTCCTCTTCGTCGAGGAGTTCAAGGCCGGCCGGCATGTCTTCAACCAGCCCGCCGGCCACCTCGAAGCCAATGAAACCATCACCCAGG includes:
- a CDS encoding NADP-dependent isocitrate dehydrogenase produces the protein MPTRSKIIYTFTDEAPALATYSLLPIVEAFTASADIAVETRDISLAGRILAAFPEQLGAEKQVGDHLAELGQLATTPEANIIKLPNISASVPQLKAAIKELQAKGFNIPDYADEPASAEEKESRARYDRIKGSAVNPVLREGNSDRRAPLSVKNYARKHPHKMGAWAADSKSHVAHMTQGDFYGSEKAALIEADDSLRIELVGKDGSTTVLKEKTAVKAAEVIDCATMSRKALKAFIAEQIADAKASGVLLSVHLKATMMKVSDPIMFGVIVEEFYNDVLAKHAAALAEVGFNANNGIGDLYARIKDLPAEKQAEIEADIQALYAVRPALAMVNSDKGITNLHVPSDVIVDASMPAMIRDSGKMWNTAGELQDAKAVIPDRCYAGIYQATIEDCKANGAFDPTTMGSVPNVGLMAQKAEEYGSHDKTFQIKADGVVRVVDGKGKVVLEQNVEAGDIFRMCQTKDAPIQDWVKLAVNRARLSNTPAVFWLDPARAHDGVMIEKVQQYLKDHDTAGLDIRILAPVDAIKFSLARIREGKDTISVTGNVLRDYLTDLFPIMELGTSAKMLSIVPLMNGGGLFETGAGGSAPKHVQQLVEENFLRWDSLGEFLALAASLEHLGNTYDNPRAKVLANTLDQATGKFLDTNKSPSRKVGGIDNRGSHFYLTLYWAEALAAQSDDAALQARFAPLAKTLSENEATIVAELNAVQGKPADIGGYYAPDAELTAKVMRPSQTLNSAIAAL